The following nucleotide sequence is from Echeneis naucrates chromosome 5, fEcheNa1.1, whole genome shotgun sequence.
TTCTAGCATTATGTTGCTATCTATTCGGAGGAGCGGCCCCTGTCCACTCATGATGCATTAGTCCTTGGCAAAGTGGCCCCTGCCCTCTGTGAACATTGCTGCACTTGCTATTAAAGTGAATTATAAGATGACAAGCTGACCTGTGGTTTTTTGTTATAAGATGTAAATTATCtggcacagagaggagagagtatCTGCCACATCACTTTAATAATGTCTTTTCATTAAAGGAACAGTTCTACATTTTAGAAAAGATGCTTACTTGCTTCTTTGTTGAGGGTTTGATGAGAAGATCAATATCACTCTCAGGATCTCTCGGGATTATTAGCATGTTATGTTAGCATGGAGACTGGAAACAGGAGGAACACGGTGCAAAGGAAGCAAAAATCCACTAAACAGCAATCAAACTGATCTATTCACAGTAATCACGGCAGGATTAAACACTTTATAGCCATTCCCTTAATGCTTAATGCTAAAGTAAGCTAATTAATTGCTGGCTGGAGGGTTCGggttagatagatagatactttattaatcccaaaGGAAATTTAAGAGTTACACTACAGACAGATCCAGATACAGATGGGTTTTTTGCTTTcccaaaagaacaaaaaaaaagtttctttgaaCATTCATTTGTGCCCTTTCTTGTCCTCTTATTTAATTTATACCCTTCCACCTCTTTGTCCTTCACCCTGTCGAGTATCCATACACATCCGTTCCAGCCATTTTCATGTTTGCTACCCCATTCTACTTTTATCGCCTTCTCTCTGAATTCTACGCCATTCCTACATGCTAATAGGATCTCCTTGGCTTCCCTCCTCAGCCCTCAGCCTtccttttgctcttttcttctcatcctaCATCATCCATTTTTCAGCAGCTGGGCCATAGACCTTCATATGTCCTCCTTTTTCTTCACCACTGTCCCATTCACATCTTCTTTTCCCTCCCCCTTTTCCTGACCCAGACATGTTTTGGCACACTCAGCTCTTCACACATTAATTTGTGTTCTATACTACAAGTAAGTGGGAAGTGAATTTACTCAGTAGCCACACTTCAGTATGATTATGGGCTGAATCAGCATACAGTGTTAAAACTATAGCCGCACCATATCATTGcttttattgaaatataaatCTGATTGTAGGCACGTTgcttgaaatacatttttatgttccTGTTTCAgggttgtttcatttttttcatcaccACTGCTGAAATTTCATTTGATGAGTCATAAGGCCAGACTCCCCACCTTTATATCTATAATCAGTCAAGAGATTGTGCCAAAGATAGTAGTAGATTTTCCAAGAGCTTCCTTTAGTATGCTGAGTACGCAGCTACAACACTGCAAATATACAACGAAATTATTGTGATTTACTACTAACACTGCCaacaatactaataataattattattatttctaatgaTACACTTTAtttgtctgctgctttctgaaGAACTCAAAGCCCTTCgcagtaaattaaaaacaacaatgttcAAAAACATAGTACACACCCATATTATTAGTAATTTGGGTACTAAACAGGATAAAAGATTAAAGTTTGCACGCCTGTCTGTGTAGATGAGTTGTGAAACGTACCCTCCATTTGGCAGCGCAGTTTCTCAAAGGCCTCCACAGTGGCTTCGTCATCATGTGGGAGCTCCTCCCCAGTGGGCACAGAGTCAGGGCTGGGCCGGTCCGACAGGCAGCTCTCCGAGGAGCACTCGTCCCCAgctccctgctgctgtttgtacAGGTGGTGCTCCACCAGGAACTGCAGCTCTGAAAGCAGCGTCAAAGGGATCGGAGAGAAGTAAGGTTGGGTACGTGGGAATATATATcagggagagagaagatgaGAGGGTGAAGAGTGGATTGGTATGAATAGAGAAGTTAAAGTGGAAAGTAATAAGCGTGAAGTCATTGGGGGAAAAGAGgacaagcaagaaaaaaaaaaagtggtgtgAGACGAAGGGAACCaatcagagaggagaaaggttagtagacagatggatggaagaaGAGAGGGTCGGGGCAGTGGAGATTTGATGCAAAATTCAACACTTACTGTATGTTAATAATAAGAGCATAATAACTTTATTTCtaaagcaaaagtaaaacattAAGCAGCTTAAAAAACGAGAGTAAGGTTTACCATACAACCAGCACATTGGATGAGGGGACaattaaagatgaaagatgctgcattttttttaaggagaTGGTTCATTTAACCgcctttttcaattttcattcaCGATATTATCACTTTTTATCCCCCAGGAGTGATAAAGTAAAGTCTACTGATTATTGCTTAGGTTTCCTCTGAGCGGTGACTCATCACACGTAGAGCAGTTTAGCTCCAAAACTAATTGTAGACTAAATTTCCTTGAGCTCTACATTGCACCCACTTCACTTTTCATTATTGTTCCCTTGCTTTAGTATCTTTGTTGAAAATTGTTCTCTGTTTTACTGCATACACTCAACATAATGTCACCGACATTCATCAGACTTTAAAGTGGAGCTGCATTACTCTGCCTTAAAACTGTAGAGTATAAACGCAGGGACACTTATTTCACTACCTTTACCTTAAAATGTAAACTGGGAGGAAGTCAGGACAGTAAATATGTGATAAGTGCAGCTCTGATTGCTTCTGGTGTCGACATGGGACACTGACAGTCAAACTAACCTCCGTCGTTAGCTGAACTAACTCACAAACTCCAATAAGGAGACATTCAACATCCGGCACTGAGAACTGGACACATGGGCGTTGTCTTTCtatggtttgggtttttttaaccTCCCTTTTCCAAAAGCGAATTACGCCTTGTGATGCATTTCCCATTTCTTGCCTGTAGCCTGTGTGCTCATGATAATATGAATACCAACACTACCTTTCATTGTCGGAGTTCCCTTTTGCCCTTTTCTTCGTTGTCGAGGGGAGTTCAACAAGGCTGCCTGTGAACACCGAGATGGAACGATTCAATAGACAAAAaagtattgtttaaaaaaaaaaagaaagaaaaaatgactgtatttctgtttctgtaaacTCATTTATGTAGCACAGCATGAATTAGATTACCTTGTACAGCTGGTTTGGGAGACGATCTTCATCTATTTCTgcgacaaagaaaaaaatcagttaaATTCCACGCTACCAGCCATGAGGGGAGCTAAGTTCATGGCTCCTGGATATTGTACAGCCTTGGAATAGATGCTCTCTTCAGTATGTTGAAGTGCTGtagtgctgctgtgttcagaCAGGCAGGGCTGAGTAGATGACCTCCAGTCAGATCAGCACTACATCAAGTGACTGACAGCGACTTTTACCGAGCATCGTTCGtggaattattttatttcatattaagacgcatgaatgaaaacagaagtgCTGGATAACTTTTACTCAGAAAGGGGGTGCTAATTTACTCGCAACTTACTAATAAAGCATCTGCATGCAGCCAAATACTTAAGACAGAAACCGTGAAACACTGTTTATACGACCCTTGCCTCCCTTGGAGGAATTAAGTGAGAGGCAGAACCACGTTTACTGTGCAGCTGAGATGATTTATAAAAGCTTGAGTGTGTTAATTTCATTCTGCTTTAAACTTTAACTTAATTAGATAAACTTGGCAGCATTGGACAGTTTCCAGATCAAGAGTTGTGATGTTTCTGCATCAATAACAACAATTCAATAATATAACACTGACAGTCTCTGTAGTCCATCGTACATTGTCTGCTTTCACCATAATACTATAAAATCACAACTTGCTTACAAAGTGATATTTTCACAGTGTGACCAATGGATTATTTACATAATAGTGTTATAGTGTTATAGTGTCCATTTACCTACAATGTTTGCATACAAAGCTATTATTTATGAGGACAACACAACTCTGACATGCTGTGGTGGGTTGAGACACAATGCCACCACAAATTTTGATTCTACCAGCATATCACATTTCAAATACTAACCaacaaacctgaaaaacaacagaaagctgAACAATAGGCCACAATAGACTACTATGCACTGCACTGAACATCCCAGAGAGCACTGAAGTAAAAGTCAACTTTAGGCTCATTTagctaaataataataataaaattaagcTCAGCGAAGAACAGATTTGTGAACGTAGTGCCTAAAGGAGTAAAAACTACAATATAGGTATTAAGGAGTAGTACATGTACCTCAAAATCATATTAATAATATCTGAGTAACCACAGTTCTGCATTCACATATGAAACTCCTTAACTCCCAGGAGATAAACGAAAGCTTTACTATTAGCATGTAAACATGAGTCTGCATCATTATGGGAAAgggctgaaataaaaatcaagcaTCACTTGACTAGAGTACAAAGAAACCATTAACTTGTGATTGTGTTGAACCTGCATCCAACTCTGTTTTACAGCAACTTTTTTTCTAGGACACCACCTTGTTGCCTAGCAACCCAGCATCCCTAGGCGACTGGGaaagcactgtttctgtgtgtgtgtctgtggaagCGAGCATGTGCATACATTATTCCAACTTAAAAGTATGCACTGGGCTGTTCAAAATGCCAGTGATGTGCTTGTTTCTTTATTCATCACCCTCTCAGTCTTTTACTCTGCACCGTGCACCAAGTCAGCAGTGGTTAAAACAAAAACGCTGACtcgagaaaaaaacaaaacaaaaccaaaccaaacctgCAGAAATAAAGCTGGTTCCCATAATAAGCAACTCCCGTGATTGTGTGAAGGTTTTTACGACCAATATGGATTTTGTTACAAATCAGTCCCAGGAAATGAGCCAAGAGCCAACACAGTAAAGCTTAAGATTGACTGTGTAAACTGTTATTGAACCGTGTCATTCTGAAATGCGTGTGGCAGAAAACAAATATCAGCCGTTTGAtgcaaagacaaatgaaaaagtttACCCCATCACAGTGCATGTGTGAGTTTGGGGGACCTGTCCTGTGCTTTCAGAACAACATGATCAGTACCAGTCATTTCTGAAATATCCACCAGGACAAGAAACATCACATACATGGCTGTTACAGTGTTGATATTCAGATTGTTTAGTCTAGCTCATCGAGCCCAGATGATGAAAGACGGAGCCAATAAAAAAGCCGTTCCAGCAGAGATGAGGCTATCACTGCAACTCCTAGCTGACTGCCTGACACAATGTCAGATGAGAACAGAGAGGGTGTCTGATTGTAAATCCAGCTGCCTACCATAGTATGAATCAGTTCATTACTGTTGCATCACATGTGGTGCAGAAAAACtcccaaaaataaagaaatctctGCATTCGATAAAAGTAATTGAATGGATGAACCATACAGCTTCAAGGGCTATTTGTTGCAAAGAGGATTGGTAAAGAacaggggagagaaaaagaagtggcTTGGTAATAATTATATTCAAAAATACTAATTGAGATACTTACATAAAGGGACATGTTGAAATTAAGAGTGGGAATCACTCTGCAAAGGAagatattaaaacatttgatgTGTCACTTTTCATCTAACTGCTGGCGCAACGTAGAATAAGTGCATTTCCCCAAATCCTCTACTATTCCTTCAATtagaaaaacatcaataaacTGGCAACAGCATTTCTACctcaaatgcaattttaataTTAATCTCATATTTGTGTTATATGTACggacattcatttattcacgGTTTGGTTGGCAGCGTGCACTCAGGCCCAcgtgagcagctgctgctggtgcttgTAGAAATGAAGTGTCTCAATTAAACGGCACTACATATCTGATGGTTCTGTGGGCATTTGAATTTCATCTCCCCTTTTAAAAAGCACATATGGCGTAGGTGacctgttaaaatgtttaaaagaagTAAAGCATTGCCTTCGCCGTGCATCaccaaaaaacaccaaagcagACGTTGATAAAAAAGGAATAGCATGATGTTTCGTTCTTTGTTCTGCCGTTTTATCTCGGTCatgatgtgtctgtgtcactCTCCAGGAATCAGCAGACACTCAGCGTCCCACTGAGCCAAAGAGATTAAATGCAGATATACACTGGACAGAAACCTTGCTTCTTCGTTATGCTGCCCTCCGCCTGCTGTGCGCCCATCGTCTGTACTTCCGTGGCTCTCCCTCTGATGTGCTATTGGGGTTCACAGAGCACAAGACAGAACAATCTGGAGTGCATTAAATAATGCAGAGCGCTGTCTGATGTGGGGCACACCATCATTGCACCACcattgctcctcttcctcttcaaacCTATTGCTTCCCATCCCCCTCCTGCATCCTCATCCTCACACACAACTGGTGTCTGACTGTGTCCCCGTagctgatctgatctgatctgtctttttgtctgtgacctttttttttttttctctctctctctctcttgaatCTTTCCATGACATGTCAATCTTTCCCCAAATTTCTCAGTTTGAACaaaagtgtgaaattaaaaacaagttcATAGCACTACTATGGCATACAGTGACTTATTCTCAAATTATTTGGCTTTTTCTCAACAGCTTCAGTAACTTGAGACACGTGAGGgtaaaaacactcaaaaaaGTATTTGTAATATTGCTCGTTACCTCcatggaggaaggaggaggaagtcATACCAGTTACATTTTACGAATGAAACAAAGAGGTCACAAAGACCCCATTTTGAAAACATGCTGCCTCAACACTATTAGCATTACATGCACCATATTTAACAATAATGCCCAAATGAACTCAAACTCATTTCAAGAGTGTTTAATAGGCCACAAAATCTAATTTATACAAAAAGAGTCCCATTTGCACCTAATAAGGTCATTTTCAACCCAAtttgagaaataataataaaaaaaaaaatagatgataTGTAGCAATTGACCACACCTGACCCAAATAGAGAATAATTTTAGTTCTGACTCAAGTGTGGCAGGTCAGCTGTTGTCCTTTTCAGCTCAGCTATGGTGCAAAGTATGTTCTATTGTCATTAAAAGCATATTAAAAGGCCATGAAAGGTACACGATGATCATAAGCTGATAACGGTCAGAAATCACAGGATGCATCACTTCGGACCACACAGAGAGCATGGAGGGTCTAATTTTGTGCTTAAGTGGAGTTAGCACCTTGAAGCAGCAACAGAGAGCAGATACCAATAAACCTAAACCTTTCAGCACTGAATGTTCATCTATGTGAGCCTACAGAGGAGCAATTAAAcgctgaggagagaaaagggcagGGGCCATAAAGATCGTCGGGATTCATCCTCTGGATCAAAGCAGAGGACCAAAAAAACGGACCATGGCTAAAAGGAAGGCAAATTCCTCCTCCAGCTACCTCCACAAAGGAGGTTAGCATGTATGTTTATCTGCCAAAAGGATTATACAAATGGTACTGAACCAATTTGTACTAAATCTGGTGACGGGATGGGACATGAAAATATCAGGTAATATTATTGTAGTGTATCCagggcttctttttttttttttttttttttaatctattttcaCCCCACAATAACCGTCTTTATCCCTGTGAGACAATTCATCTATCCATTATCATACAGAAAtgtacaatcacacacacagcaccagtTAACCTCAACATGTGTGTCTAGACTGTGTGATATTCTGAAGACAACTTGCATCGGGGGGGCGCGGTTGGGGACTCAGTTCaagttgaaataataaaaagtgatgcatttcaaaagacaaattaaaatgaacaatgcATTGAAAACTAAACATTATACCTTAAAGTCAAAACTGCTAAGTTTGTCCAACATCCCAtccatattttaaaaacatagaaATTGTGTTCTcacacttcctcttttcttacATTTCTATGGCTTGACATTACAAAtcatttctcctctcctcttcagttTCCTCTTGTCTCTAATCTCGAGGATTGTGAAGGGTTTTCTCTGGACTTTGATTTAAATCAAAGTTGTTTCTGAGATGCTCCACATCCTTAAAACCCAATTACATAATCAAAAGAGtctcattcacactcacataaACAGGCAGACTTTTTTCCATCATATCCAATCAGAGATGCTGTTTTCAAGAAAAACAGTAATCATGTCAAGTCTCTATGATAAATATGACAACGGCAGTTTTTGCTGGTGCTCATAATGACACAGCATTTGCTGACTCATTCAACAGAGAGTATCACCCTCTGTTTTTTCACCTATAGAAATAT
It contains:
- the LOC115043862 gene encoding uncharacterized protein LOC115043862 isoform X2, whose translation is MGAQQAEGSITKKQEIDEDRLPNQLYKAALLNSPRQRRKGQKGTPTMKELQFLVEHHLYKQQQGAGDECSSESCLSDRPSPDSVPTGEELPHDDEATVEAFEKLRCQMEEFSRESLLEAAGGLGCPPSSEKKDYPSITNVAEPSLQLNNAQADTKAAASSVTQPAEEKTKKCSLEKEK